One Octopus sinensis linkage group LG11, ASM634580v1, whole genome shotgun sequence genomic window carries:
- the LOC115217456 gene encoding dolichyl-phosphate beta-glucosyltransferase translates to MLFAGLIIIALVILVFLFVIYIVAEPHPSLERHESEMFFVDPKNNKRKLRFLHNTDAASIDLTVVVPAYNEEERMPQMLNEAIAYLNKRQKSNPAFTYEIIIVDDGSSDGTTETGLLYVGKYGVDKIRVLTLEKNRGKGGAIRLGVLSSRGRRILFADADGATKFSDLDKLEKKLEQEIRKIPSNLVVICGSRAHLEKDSIATRTYFRTILMYGFHFVVWLLCVRGVKDTQCGFKLLSREAALLLFRNLHVERWAFDVDILYLAQYFKMRIAEVAVTWEEIEGSKLVPFWSWLQMGKDLFLIWLHYSIGAWRINSKRKVT, encoded by the coding sequence ATGTTATTCGCCGGTTTAATTATCATCGCTTTGGTGATAttggtatttttatttgttatatatatcgtCGCGGAACCCCATCCAAGCCTTGAACGTCATGAGTCCGAAATGTTCTTTGTCGAtccgaaaaacaacaaaagaaagttACGTTTTTTGCATAATACCGACGCTGCCTCTATAGACCTTACTGTTGTGGTACCTGCGTATAATGAAGAAGAACGAATGCCGCAGATGTTAAACGAAGCTATAGCTTACTTAAACAAACGACAGAAAAGCAACCCCGCTTTTACGTACGAGATAATTATCGTTGACGATGGCAGTAGCGACGGCACTACAGAAACCGGACTGTTGTACGTGGGGAAGTATGGAGTGGATAAAATCCGGGTGTTGACGCTTGAGAAAAATCGCGGTAAAGGAGGCGCAATCCGTCTGGGAGTGTTGTCGTCCCGTGGTCGGAGAATACTCTTCGCCGATGCTGATGGAGCCACTAAGTTCAGTGATCTGGATAAATTGGAAAAGAAATTAGAGCAAGAAATTCGTAAAATTCCATCAAATTTGGTCGTAATTTGCGGTTCGCGAGCACACTTGGAAAAAGATTCTATAGCCACACGGACCTACTTTAGGACTATTCTCATGTACGGTTTCCACTTTGTTGTTTGGCTTCTCTGCGTGAGAGGTGTGAAGGATACCCAATGTGGATTTAAACTGCTGAGTAGAGAGGCCGCTTTGCTTCTGTTCCGAAACTTACACGTGGAAAGGTGGGCTTTCGATGTTGACATTCTTTATCTTGCGCagtattttaaaatgagaattgcaGAAGTAGCTGTCACTTGGGAAGAAATTGAAGGCTCTAAATTAGTTCCTTTCTGGAGCTGGTTGCAAATGGGCAAGGACCTCTTCCTCATTTGGCTTCACTATTCTATTGGAGCGTGGAGAATTAATTCAAAGCGGAAAGTCacgtaa